Part of the Salminus brasiliensis chromosome 2, fSalBra1.hap2, whole genome shotgun sequence genome, atatatatatatatatatatatatatatatatatacatctgcCATGTGTTGCCACCCCTAAAAAATCCCTGCCTCCTCTCGCCAGCCCCTTAATATTTTTTTGATCTACCCCTGAATAcgaatattattattgttattattaatgctattagttCTCTTAAATGCCAGTGCGTTAATATATTCAGCAATGAAAATGTTTTATACTAACCTTGTTTAATGCATTgagcattttattttagttcaaTGTTTACAGCTGCAAAACGTTCTTTTTTGGTTGTTGTAATATTAGTTAAAGTCTCTAAGCGACGCTGTTGGTCAGTGTGTTCAGTTTGAAGCTCAGTTGTGGATCCTCCTCCACATTCTGACATCATGAATAAACCAACATTGTTCAGTATTGTAGAACAGTAGACAACCATTACTTGCCAGTCAATACAAAAGTATTCCGTTGCTGGACGGTTGTTGGCATATTTGGCGCTGGATTGAAATATTTGCGTTATGGATGTTTTTTACTCTCTCACTGCCTGGAATTGCTTCCAATTCACTGGTGTTTTTCGACGGCTAATGAAGCTTCTCGTCCTCTTGTCCTTTGTCCTGGACGTTGCGGACGGGCAAGTCCGTTATTCTATTCCTGAGGAGATGAATAAGGGCTCCGTTGTGGGAAACATCGTGCAGGATCTCGGATTGGATGTTATAAGACTAAAATCTGGTCGAGCTCGGATCTTTACGGAGGACAGTCGTGAGTACATCGGTCTAAACGTGGATAAAGGGACTCTGGAAGTTAGAGAGAGGATAGATAGAGAAGAGCTGTGCGCCCAGGTTACTCCGTGCTCCTTACATTTTCAGATCATTCTAGAAAACCCGATGGAGCTGCATAGAATCAACGTGGAAATATTTGACATTAATGATCATGCTCCAGTTTTTGACAGAAAAGAAATCAATCTTGAAATAATGGAATATGCCGTGACAGGCTCACGGTTTTCGTTAGGCAGTGCGCATGATCCCGATGTAGGACATAACACACTGCAGAGATACACCCTAAATCCAACGGATCACTTCACTTTAAATGAATTATCTCGTAGTGATGGCACTAAATTTGTTGAGATGGTTTTACAAACACCGTTAGACAGAGAACTACAAGAAGAGCATAAATTAATTCTGACAGCGTTTGATGGGGGCACTCCTTCAAAATCTGGTACCGTAAAAATAACCGTTGTTGTTATTGATGCAAACGACAATCCGCCTGTGTTCAGTCAGCCTGTTTATCGGGTATCATTACCCGAAAATGCTCATAAAGGCAGTACTGTGGTGACAGTAAGTGCTACCGACAAGGACAAAGGGGCTTTTGGGGAGGTTACATATTCATTTTCACAAAACACGGGAAAAGCTATGGATTATTTCACCATAGATTCAGACACGGGAAATATTCGAGTTAATGGTCTCTTAGATTATGAAAAATCTAAACAGTACGAACTATATATTGAAGCAATGGATAAAGAAAGACTAACAGACTCAAGTAAAGTGCTGATTGAAATAACTGATGTGAATGATAACGCTCCTGTTATTAGTGTTATCTCATTTTCCAATCCCATCCCTGAGGATTCTGCCCCGGAGACTGTTATAGCAATGCTGAATGTTAAAGACATAGATTCCGGGAAAAACGGACAGATTAGATGTTCAGTTAATTCAGATTTACCATTTCGaatcaaatcctcctcctcTAATTTCTACAGTTTGGTCACTGATCAGTTTTTAGATCGAGAGAAATGCTCTGAGTATAATATAACTATAAGAGCTACTGATGAGGGTTCTCCTTCATTCTctactaataaaacactgaatctGAAAATATCTGATGTGAATGACAACGCCCCTGTGTTCCAGCTTCAGTCGTACACTGCTTATGTGCTGGAAAATAACACACCTGGAGTGTCTATATTTGCAGTGACAGCAGCCGATGAAGACTCTGGTAACAATGCTCGTATTTCCTATTTTCTTGAAGATGTTCTCGTGAACGGAGTTTCTGCCTCGACTTATATTTCAGTGAATGCAGAGAGTGGAGAGATCATTGCTGTTCGCTCTTTTGATTACGAGCAAAGCAAAGAGTTTCATATTCGCGTAAAAGCGCAGGACGGGGGAAATCCTCCTCTCAGCGGCAACGTGAGTGTGAAGATAGTGATTCAGGACCAAAACGACAACGCGCCTCAGGTTCTGTACCCAGTGCAGACTGGTGGCTCTTTGGTGGCTGAAATTGTTCCTCGTTCAGCAGAGGTGGGCTATCTCGTGACCAAAGTGGTGGCTGTTGATGTGGACTCTGGACAGAACGCATGGCTCTCCTATAAACTGCAGAAGGCCACAGACAGGGCACTGTTTGAAGTGGGCTTACAGAATGGAGAAATAAGAACTGTGCGCCAGGTGACCGATAAAGATGCTGTGAAGCAGAAGCTCACTGTTGTAGTGGAGGACAACGGGCAGCCCTCTCGTTCAGCTACAGTCAATATTAACCTGGCGGTGGCGGACAGTTTCCCTGAAATGCTCTCGGAGTTCACTGACTTTACACACGACAAGGATTACAACGACAACCTGACTTTTTATCTAGTCTTGGCCTTGGCTGTGGTTTCGTTTCTCTTCATTGTGTCTATCATAGCCATACTGTCAGTCAAATGCTACAGATGGAGACGTGAGCGGATGTTTTACAAATCTGGTGCCAATCTCCCAGTTATTCCATATTATCCACCCCTTTACGCAGACGTAGGGGGCACAGGAACTTTACAGCATGTGTATAATTATGAGGTCTGCAGAACTACTGACTCCAGAAAGAGTGACCTAAAACATGCCCGACCTTCCAGTGAGAGCATCATTAGTTTGAACACCACtggaacacacactctcaggcTTGCACAGAGGGAGAAATTAAGTCATGACTATGAAGATCAGGTGAGATTTAGTCAATGATGAGAATGATATAAAGCTACTACAATTAATTCACAacattttagattttatttcacatttttttgataattttaatacatgttttttaattTGATGTTATTTTATTGTGGGTCATTTTTCTATGATCACTTGCagctttgttattatttttttcttttcattttctttcctATTTTAACTgctattattttcattatttctttTCCATGTAAAGATGTCAAACTTTTtagaaattaaatattttataataacgTATTGataatatgtattttttctaTAGCTCAATGTAAATAGCTGCATAATTCTTTCTATTCCTTTTTTTCGTTGTAATATTCTTTTAGGTCTCTAAGCGACGCTGTTGATCAGTGTGTGCAGGTTTTTAGAGTTCAATTGTGGATCCTCCTACACATTCTGACATCATACATACACCAACATTTTTCTGCATTTCAGATCGATGCAACAGTGTTGAAGAGGAACATCTACTGATTGCCAGTTCATATAAAAAATGACCATAGTACGGAATTGTTCTTAGCATATTTGACGCTGGATTGTAGAATTTTCATTATGGGTGTCCTTTGTTCTCGCACCTCCCGGAATAGCTTTTctatcagtggtgttaatggACGGCTAACGAAGATTCTCGTCCTCTTTTCCTTTGTCCTGGATGTTGTGCACGGGCAGGTCCGTTATTCTATTCCTGAGGAGATGAATAAAGGTTCTGTTGTGGGAAACATCGTGCAGGATCTCGGATTGGATGTTATAAGACTGAAATCTGGTAGAGCTCGGATCTTTACGGAGGACAGTCGTGAGTACATCGGTCTAAATGTGGATAAAGGGACTctgatagtgagagagagggtagaTAGAGAGGAGCTGTGCGCCCAGGTTACTCCATGCTCCTTACATTTTCAGATCATTCTGGAAAACCCAATGGAGCTGCATAGAATCGACGTAGAGATATTGGATATGAATGATCATGCTCCAGTTTTTGACAGAAAAGATATTAATCTCGAAATTAGAGAATCTGTCTTGGCAGGCTCAAGGTTTTCATTAGACAGTGCCCATGATCCCGACGTAGGACAAAATGCACTACAAAGATACACACTTAATCCAACTGATCATTTCACTTTGAACGAGTTGTCTAACAGTGATGGCACAAAGTACGTTCAAATGGTTTTACAAACACCTTTGGACAGGGAACGACAAGAAGAGCATAAATTAATTTTGACAGCATTTGATGGAGGCACTCCTCAAAAATCTGGAACTGTTAAAATAACGGTCATTGTTATTGATGCAAACGACAATCCTCCCATGTTCAGTCAGTCTGTTTATCGAATATCATTACCCGAAAATGCTCTTAAGGGCAGTACCGCAGTGACAGTAAGAGCAAACGACAATGATAAAGGAGCTAATGGGGAGGTTACATATTCAtttccacaaaacactaggaaGGTTATGGAGTTTTTCACCATAGATTCAGACACGGGAGACATTCGAGTTAATGGTCTCTTAGATTATGAAAAATCTAAACAGTTCGAACTAAATGTCGAGGCAACGGATAAGGGCGGACTAACTGACACCAGTAAGGTGCTAATTGAAATAACTGATGTGAATGATAACGCTCCTGTTATTAGTGTTATCTCATTTTCCAATCCCATTCCAGAGGATTCTGCCTTGGAGACTGTTATAGCaatgctgaatattaaagacatagATTCCGGGAAAAACGGACAGATTAGATGTTCAGTGAATTCAGATTTACCATTTCGaatcaaatcctcctcctcTAATTTCTACAGTTTGGTCACCGATAAGTTTTTAGATCGAGAGAAACGCTctgaatataatataactataaGAGCTACTGATGAGGGTTCCCCTTCATTCTctactaataaaacactgaatctGAAAATATCTGATGTGAATGACAACGCCCCTGTGTTCCAGCGTCAGTCGTACACCGCTTATGTGCTGGAAAATAACACACCTGGAGTGTCTATATTTGCAGTAACAGCAGCCGATAAAGACTCTGGTAACAATGCTCGTATTTCCTACTTTCTTGAGGATGTTCTCGTGAACGGAGTTTCTGCCTCAACTTATATTTCAGTGAATGCAGAGAGTGGAGAGATTATTGCTGTTCGCTCTTTTGATTACGAGCAAATCAAAGAGTTTTATATTCGCGTAAAAGCGCAGGACGGAGGAAATCCTCCTCTCAGCGGCAACGTGAGTGTGAAGATACTGATTCAGGACCAAAACGACAACGCGCCTCAGGTTCTGTACCCAGTGCAGACAGGTGGCTCTTTGGTGGCTGAAATTGTGCCTCGTTCAGCAGAGGTGGGCTATCTCGTGACCAAAGTGGTGGCTGTTGATGTGGACTCTGGACAGAATGCATGGCTCTCCTATAAACTGCAGAAAGCCACAGACAGGGCACTGTTTGAAGTGGGCTTACAGAATGGAGAAATAAGAACTGTGCGCCAGGTGACCGATAAAGATGCTGTGAAACAGAAGCTCACTGTTGTAGTGGAGGACAACGGGCAGCCCTCTCGATCAGCTACAGTCAATCTTAACGTGGCGGTGGCGGACAGTTTCCCTGACGTGCTCACGGAGTTCAATGACTTTAAGCACGACAAGGATTACAGCGACAACCTGACTTTTTATCTAGTCTTGGCCTTGGCTGTAGTTTCGTTTCTCTTCATCGTGTCCATCATAGCCATACTGTCAGTCAAATGCTACAGATGGAGACGTGAGAGGATGTTTTACAAATCCGGTGCCAATCTGCCGGTTATTCCATATTATCCACCCCTTTACGCAGATGTAGGAGGGATGGGGACTTTGAAACAAACTTTCAATTATGATATGTATGGGACCACTGACTCCAGAAAGAGTGACCTGAAATATGTCAGACCTGGCAGTCAGAGCATCATTGGTCTGCATGCGGGTGGAACTCAGACACTACTGCGAGTACAAGAGCAAACACAGACCCTCGAAGAGTGTGAGGATCAGGTGAGGTGATATGTGTTATAAAATACATTAGACTGCTTGTCTTGATTTAAAGTAAGGAATAACTCATTCAAATTGtagttcatgtttttttttttcacatgagCGCTCTGTTGCAGTGTGCTGCGTTTCTGGTATCTTGATGGTGTCATTGAGGGCACAGGGTTACGTTGTCAATCTGACTGAAACACTACAAATGGAAGAGTTTAATTCCATCACGCACTTTCCATCTTGGTTTCTTTtattataaaaagaaaaacaaaggtcATTTTCCGTGGCATTGGTCATTTGAATGTATTTTGAATTTCTACAGATGTAGTTGTTTATTTCTCTATCCTGAGTCgccatttaaacttttttttttctcgcagGGAGTTGGAAAGTGTAGATTACAGGTGTACAAATGAAAGTGacaatttatttaaatgttgctCTAAATCTGTTTTTAGACACGAGTTCTGTTTAACAGTCTAGAGGctttatttgtcatttcagccatatacaagtacacagtggagcGAAATGTGTGTGAAGTGCAATTTGTAAACATCTGTGCacacataaaaaatacaataactataataatCACAAAAGACAGTGGGTACAATAAAACAGACAAGAGAGTGTAGCGCCGTTCCATAAAAGCCATGCTTGTAATACAGAAGAGTAAGTGCAAAGAGCATTTATAAAATGGTTAGCATGTTGAACGAAAAGTGGTTCGTCTGTGGCGTTGCTCAAAACCATTAATAgcgcctttattttttttatatattttaagtgtGAATGAATAGATTTTCCCTCACACTTTTGACTGTTTAATgttttcaaagaaaaaaaagtcctaCCGAAATAACTGGACTTAATCAATCAGTGGGTTCATGTGacgatttaaaaaaatgaaaaaaatcatGACAACATTAAATTGAGATTTATACCACTACCTTCCACTCGGTACTTTAATGGAAGTCACTGCTCCATTTACACGCCGTGTGTTAGAGTTAATTTAGGATTTCTTAACTCGTTCAGTTCAGATGATGGCTCTTCAGCGCTTCAATTATAAAGCTGAGTAAAGTTGCGTGTAGTTTCTATTCGAATCTCTAAGTGTCGCTGTTGGTTAAAGGCTTTGATTCTTTCTAATGTAAGCAAATTCTGCACCTCCCATTTTAGTGCTATTTGCGCATGCCTGCTATCTTGGATATCCATTTCATATTACACAAAGACTTGACTCTGTCGCCCCAGCTTAAACGTTCTCTCAcatttctctctgttttttattCCTGTAACATTGGATGCGCAAAGtgattgatttttaatgaacagtctTGGGGATATGAGATATTAATCTTGGGTACGATTCTGTGACGCTGCCACCTCGCAATGGGAGAAAACGCCTTTCTTGTACGGCTGTCCTGTGCGTTCGTTGTCTGCGCGTATTTAGTCCACTGTGCGTCTGGACAGGTCCGTTACTCCGTGCCTGAGGAAATGCCTCCTGGTTCTTTCATAGGTGACATCGTGAAAGACCTGGGTCTAGAACCTGAACGTTTGACCACGGGAAAGGCTCGGGTCTTTACAGCAAGTGGACAGGAATATGTGGAGCTAGACCGGGGCAAAGGGCACATTGTTGTGAAGGAGAGAATGGACCGCGAGCTCCTCTGCTCTAGCGCGATGTCTACGTGCAGCATCAGCTTTGAAATCATTCTAGAGAATCCCATAGAGCTCTACAGGGTCACGGTGGAGATATTAGATGTTAATGATAACAGTCCTGCGTTTCCAAGAGGAGATATTCAGCTGGAAATCAGCGAGTCAGCCTCTGCTGGCGCGCGCTTTTCCGTGGACAATGCGCTCGACCCTGACGTGGGATTAAACGGGATTCAGAGCTACTCGATTCACCCAACTGATCACTTCAGCCTGAAAACACAGAGCCGAGCAGGAAGTGGGAAAAACGTGGAGCTTGTTTTGGAGACCGCTttagatagagagaaagaggagcatgTGTATCTAACTATAACTGCTACAGACGGAGGCACGCCTAAACGTTCTGgtactgtaaaaatacacatttttgttttagataaTAATGACAACTCTCCTGTATTCATAAAGCATTTTTACCGAGTAGCTGTACCTGAAAATACAGCTAAAGGGACATTATTGCTTATAGTTAACGCCTCTGATGCAGATACACTCCCTAACGCACACATTGCCTATTACGTTGAACACACAACGCCTAAAATCAGAGATTTATTTTCCATTGACGCATCCACAGGTGAAATATGGCTCGTTGGAGAGCTTGACTTTGAAGAAGCCAGTGTTCATGAGTTTAAAGTCCAAGCAAAGGACCAGGGTGGGCTATCTGACTCTTCTGAGGTGGTCATAGAAGTGACTGACGTAAATGACAATGCACCAAGAATCACGCTCATGTCTTTTTCGAACACATTGCCTGAAAACTCGCCCCCTGGCACTGTTGTAGCAATGATCAATGTGCAAGACAGTGATTCTGAGGAGAACGGAAAGGTTACATGTTCATTGGACAAAAGCCCGCCCTTCAGGACTGAATCATCTCTAAACAATTACTACAGCATATTGACCGACTCCAGCCTAGATAGGGAGCAAATGGCAGAATATAATATTACAATCACAGCAAAAGACGGCGGTCAGCCGCCGTTGTTTAGTACAAAAACATTGTTGGTGAAAATTTCGGACATCAATGACCATTCGCCTCAATTTGAACATGACTCTTTCAACGCGTATATAACTGAGAATAATTCGCCCTCTTTGTCTTTGCTTACTGTAAAAGCGAATGACGCAGATTTGGGGGCGAACGCGCGCATTTCTTACTTCATTGTGGATAAAGATTTGAACGGCGCGCTTGCATCGTCTCTAGTGTCGATTGATTCGGGAAATGGGATACTTTACGCACTGAAATCCTTCGATTACGAGCAAATAAAGTCCTTTAGCATCACCATCAAAGCGCAAGATGGTGGCTCGCCTCCTCTGAGCACAAACGCAACCGTGAACTTCATAATCCAGGACCAGAACGACAACGCGCCTCAGGTTCTGTACCCAGTGCAGACTGGTGGCTCTGTAGTGGCTGAAATGGTGCCTCGTTCAGCAGAGGTGGGCTACCTCGTGACCAAAGTGGTGGCTGTTGATGCAGACTCTGGACAGAATGCCTGGCTCACCTATAAACTGCAGAAAGCTACAGACAGGCCACTTTTTGAAGTTGGCTTACAGAATGGAGAAATAAGAACTGTGCGCCAGGTGACCGATAAAGATGCTGTGAAGCAGAAGCTCACTGTTGTAGTGGAGGACAACGGGCAGCCCTCTCGATCAGCTACAGTCAATATAAACGTGGCGGTGGCGGACAGTTTCCCTGACGTGCTCTTGTTCAATGACTTTACACACGACAAGGATTACGACGACAACCTGACTTTTTATCTAGTCTTGGCCTTGGCTGTAGTTTCGTTTCTCTTCATCGTGTCCATCATAGCCATACTGTCAGTAAAATGCTACAGATGGAGACGTGAGAGGATGTTTTACAAATCCGGTGCAAATCTGCCAATCATTCCATATTATCCACCCCTTTACGCAGACGTAGGGGGCACAGGAACTCTACAGCATGTGTATAACTATGAGCTGTGTGGGACAGCTGACTCCAGAAAGAGCGACATCAAATTCGTGCCTTCTTCCAGGCAGAGTGTTTTAAGTGTTGACCTCGGTGGCACAAGGACTGTGCCtagacaaaacaaacacacagttgaCCCGGATGTTGATAATGAGGTGAGGACCCTGTGGTatttagtttaatttacattgtaGATAATTGTGGTTGCATGCTACAAACATATGAAGTGTTTTGGTAATTTATAGCAATTTATGGAGCTGTATTTGGTCTGTTTTGGAGGGGGCAGAATGTGGGTGGAATGTAACAAACATTGGCGTTACAAGAATCTTATGTATTCTCTTATGGATTTTTGCTTCTTTGTTTACTCCTTACACAACCCATTGCCCCTAATGCAGGCCACTCTACCCTGTACCATCATACTTTAAGCTGATTCAATACGTTACGATTTGTGTTGTGAAGGATCCGTCTAAAAATAATTACCACAGATCAAAAACAGTATGAATAAGAGAGGAAAATATACATGTCAGGTCTGTCTGTGTAGTTCTGAAGGAAGCTAAGTGGTGAGATATGTTAAGAAATTGTATCTTTCTGCAATTCATGAGTGTACAGTTGcatcatacatatatacatagatacatatatattttcccTTTTCCCTATTTGTTTGAGTGCTTAAGTTAAATGTTTGGTAGTTTAATGTTGCTCTTGACTTTATGCACAATGGACACTAAACATGTAGTTAAttttttgagaatttccccactgtgggactaataaaggattatcttatcttataaagGGCCCCAAAGAGATTTCAGCAGTGAAATGTGGGGCAGACCttttgaatggtatgttccttttaAGTTCACCTGTCTAAAAGCTCTCAATGTATGgatgagagagaggaaacaTGCTTCATAACATGATCAGCAGTTTATGCCTGCATGGTGCTGCTAATTAGTGTAAGCTAAAACTGTTCTCACTTAAGACAAGCTAAAATTAAAATTGTTTATTTGAAATGACAGGGAGTGCCCTTATTATTATAGTCCTAAATCCCATTTTTGGATCATACTGTTAATTTATTCATCATAAAAGATTCACACAATGTCTGTGAGattgaaaaaaaacaaccagcAAACTAATGGTTAAAACCGCGCAAGTCTTTACCACGACTAATCTGTGTGTAGCTCAATTCTTCATCAGTCTTCTAACACTTAAGCTAATGAATTGTCCAAGCATCTTGATTGTCAGCATCGAGTTTAGTGAACGAAAGAAAGGTGGCCTTAATCTGAGAAGAGAATTTAGAAAATATATTGACTCTGACAGGCCTTCTGGTTTTAACTATACAGTGGGAATAACTGACAGTCAATTCAGCTGTGTATCACTGATGGTATCAAGTTATCTAATCCTGTCCCATTTCTTTCTGATGCTTAGAAAGAAAAAATAGTTGGACAAAAATGCTTTAACAAGAAAGGTCGGAGGTtaagatatttatgactgtgGCTTTTCTTTCCAGGTGGGTGTATAGCTTTAGAAGATTCATTGTTGACCCATGTTAAAAATAACCTCTTTTCCAAGTGGCTCCACTTTTTAAAAAGGTCCTATCAGCACCAGCTCCTCTGTTTTTGGTGTTTTGGAGAGGCAGTGGACCTGAGATAAAGGTTCATGTGGCAGTCAGATGTGGTACTCATTTTATACAGgaagagaagcatgtggattgTGTTTTTGCATCACGCTGAGTTTTATGAGGGTACGGTGTGGCGGAAGTGTCTGCTTCTGTGAATAGTGCTCTTCTGTTTGTAATTTAAACAGAATAAGGTTGTATAGTTCCgatatttttatatacagtgGGAGTGTATGTTTGCATATTTCATGATTTGTATgtaattattcattcattaatgtccattaagtgtgtgtgtgtgtgtgtgtgggtgtgtgtttgtgtgttgtgtgaacTTGTGCTCTTCAAGAAACAAGCTTCCTCACATCTGGACTCACTTTCCAGACTTAAGTGCTTTCCAGACTCATTACTGTCAATACTTTTCACTGCAGAGTGTAAATCTTCATGCCTCTGATGTTACCCTGCTCAGTCCTCACTTTAAAGAAGTTGGATAAATCCAAACCGAGTGCCTATGGAAAGTTAAAGGACACAGACTGGAATGTGAACATAGAAGTGTAAACTGGACGATTTTGTGCTTTGTGACTGTGGATAGAGTATCAGTGTTATAAATAATTTGCACCTGCAGTAACCATTTCTCACAGTTCACATTCATAAGCAGAGActaggaaaaacaaaaaatctttCCTCTGTCTTTCAGTGGCTGTTCTGACAGTAATACAACTGACATTAAACTAACAATATTAGGAGCCTATTGGCATTGGCTACATTGTGGATATGTTGTTGATCATTTCATTGTAAAGTAAACACTTGTGACTACAGCATACAACTCATGATATGGCACTGCTGATGCAAGCagatggtcttttgcctttctGATTGACCAATTTGTTGATATTGTATATCTGTGCATGCATTTGATGAATAAAACTGCAGGAACATTCAGCTGGTTTGGCAAGATCAATACCAAGCCAGCTTAATAATGCAATATACCTTGTTTGGCATTAGTGTTGGTCAGTTTCATACTCAAATGTGATTATGAGGTCTGGGTCAGGTCAGGGTTAGACAACATTTTGTTGGGCTGCATTCAGGTTTAAGAGAAAATTTCAAAACACGCTTTCAAGCGAGAATAATTTTGAAATATTAAGGTTAAGGGCTGTTGATAACacggttgtgggttcgatgcccttgagcaaggccattcaccctctctgctgcctgtgcactggagttggctgcccaccactctgtgtgtgtttactaccacagatgtgtCAAATGTGGTGGACATATTTCactgtacattgtacagcgaCAAAGACTTGCACCTACTTTTATATGCTTAGTTATGGTGTATTCATGGTATTGATTAAATGAGGACACTGCAATATTCAGTTCCACTTCACAGTCCAGAGCTTGCAAAGTCACATGGCTGTTAGTTTCTTTATTTCTAATGGTCAATGTGAGATTCCTTCCCTGACACTTTTTTAGTCAAGTATATTTTCTAAagcttgtgtttgtgtctgtttctctctgggACATTCTTTACGTTCTCTATATTGCTACCTGTAATGGTGATCTAATCATCTTTGCTGTAGAGCTATTTCTGTCCTTGCCTGTCTTGTACTCTCTGACCCGGTGTGGCCCTCAATGCAGATTAAAGAAAGACAGTGATCAGGCTCTAAACACcggggtgtgagtgtgtgtgtatttaaatatatcTCTGCTGTGCCCAGTGTGGCATGTGCTAATCCTCTGAAGGGATTACTTTAGCTTTATCAAGGCCAGTGAGACAGTAGggcaaacacacaaaaatgtgTATGTTTAAAATTagaactttacaggaaaaggaaaacacaTTCTTTACTTTCAGTGGCAAAATCAGTGTCTGTCAAATGGCTCTGCTACTGTGAATGGGAATTGAGCACTGATGCTCTTAAGGTCACAGAAAGAGTTCAGTATGGCCGGTAATAGCTACTGTTTCTTAACAAGTCTTGCTCTAAGGAGGTCAAATGACTAAATTACTGAAAAAAGCAACAATTAACCTGCCTGCTGTGTTATGCGTAATGCAGCCCAGTCGTCCCATTTTCTGGGTTTCTCTCTGTGCTTCCCATCCCTCTTCTgcactgtctctttctgtctttccccTCCCCCTCTCCAGTTGCACCATTCTGCAGTCTTTGTGccatgtgagtgtgtatgtttggCTGCTTGCACTTTCTGTATAGAACAGGCTTCTGTATAGAAAAGGCTAAAAATATACAACA contains:
- the LOC140545618 gene encoding protocadherin gamma-A11-like isoform X4 → MGVLCSRTSRNSFSISGVNGRLTKILVLFSFVLDVVHGQVRYSIPEEMNKGSVVGNIVQDLGLDVIRLKSGRARIFTEDSREYIGLNVDKGTLIVRERVDREELCAQVTPCSLHFQIILENPMELHRIDVEILDMNDHAPVFDRKDINLEIRESVLAGSRFSLDSAHDPDVGQNALQRYTLNPTDHFTLNELSNSDGTKYVQMVLQTPLDRERQEEHKLILTAFDGGTPQKSGTVKITVIVIDANDNPPMFSQSVYRISLPENALKGSTAVTVRANDNDKGANGEVTYSFPQNTRKVMEFFTIDSDTGDIRVNGLLDYEKSKQFELNVEATDKGGLTDTSKVLIEITDVNDNAPVISVISFSNPIPEDSALETVIAMLNIKDIDSGKNGQIRCSVNSDLPFRIKSSSSNFYSLVTDKFLDREKRSEYNITIRATDEGSPSFSTNKTLNLKISDVNDNAPVFQRQSYTAYVLENNTPGVSIFAVTAADKDSGNNARISYFLEDVLVNGVSASTYISVNAESGEIIAVRSFDYEQIKEFYIRVKAQDGGNPPLSGNVSVKILIQDQNDNAPQVLYPVQTGGSLVAEIVPRSAEVGYLVTKVVAVDVDSGQNAWLSYKLQKATDRALFEVGLQNGEIRTVRQVTDKDAVKQKLTVVVEDNGQPSRSATVNLNVAVADSFPDVLTEFNDFKHDKDYSDNLTFYLVLALAVVSFLFIVSIIAILSVKCYRWRRERMFYKSGANLPVIPYYPPLYADVGGMGTLKQTFNYDMYGTTDSRKSDLKYVRPGSQSIIGLHAGGTQTLLRVQEQTQTLEECEDQQKPPNADWRFTQNQRPGPSGAAATPEVAVGTGPWPNPPTEAEQIQALMAAANEVSEATNTLGPGTMGLSTRYSPQFTLQHVPDYRQNVYIPGSTATLTANPQQHQQLQQLQQLQQLQQPQQPQQPQQALPPPQASAIQPEPPKAAQTPASKKKSTKKEKK
- the LOC140545618 gene encoding protocadherin gamma-A12-like isoform X9, encoding MGENAFLVRLSCAFVVCAYLVHCASGQVRYSVPEEMPPGSFIGDIVKDLGLEPERLTTGKARVFTASGQEYVELDRGKGHIVVKERMDRELLCSSAMSTCSISFEIILENPIELYRVTVEILDVNDNSPAFPRGDIQLEISESASAGARFSVDNALDPDVGLNGIQSYSIHPTDHFSLKTQSRAGSGKNVELVLETALDREKEEHVYLTITATDGGTPKRSGTVKIHIFVLDNNDNSPVFIKHFYRVAVPENTAKGTLLLIVNASDADTLPNAHIAYYVEHTTPKIRDLFSIDASTGEIWLVGELDFEEASVHEFKVQAKDQGGLSDSSEVVIEVTDVNDNAPRITLMSFSNTLPENSPPGTVVAMINVQDSDSEENGKVTCSLDKSPPFRTESSLNNYYSILTDSSLDREQMAEYNITITAKDGGQPPLFSTKTLLVKISDINDHSPQFEHDSFNAYITENNSPSLSLLTVKANDADLGANARISYFIVDKDLNGALASSLVSIDSGNGILYALKSFDYEQIKSFSITIKAQDGGSPPLSTNATVNFIIQDQNDNAPQVLYPVQTGGSVVAEMVPRSAEVGYLVTKVVAVDADSGQNAWLTYKLQKATDRPLFEVGLQNGEIRTVRQVTDKDAVKQKLTVVVEDNGQPSRSATVNINVAVADSFPDVLLFNDFTHDKDYDDNLTFYLVLALAVVSFLFIVSIIAILSVKCYRWRRERMFYKSGANLPIIPYYPPLYADVGGTGTLQHVYNYELCGTADSRKSDIKFVPSSRQSVLSVDLGGTRTVPRQNKHTVDPDVDNEQKPPNADWRFTQNQRPGPSGAAATPEVAVGTGPWPNPPTEAEQIQALMAAANEVSEATNTLGPGTMGLSTRYSPQFTLQHVPDYRQNVYIPGSTATLTANPQQHQQLQQLQQLQQLQQPQQPQQPQQALPPPQASAIQPEPPKAAQTPASKKKSTKKEKK